From a region of the Patescibacteria group bacterium genome:
- the mraZ gene encoding division/cell wall cluster transcriptional repressor MraZ, with translation MLIGEFTHTLDTKKRLSLPSKFRKQFGKKVIVTKGLDNCLFVYSLKEWEKISQRLGELSIGQSDTRGFNRFMLAGAVEIDVDLVGRILIPEFLKKFAQLTDKVVFAGIHNRVELWNEKAWSIYKKRIEKQADKLAEKLGELGVL, from the coding sequence ATGCTTATAGGTGAATTTACACATACACTTGATACAAAAAAGCGCCTCTCTCTTCCATCTAAGTTTCGAAAACAATTTGGAAAAAAGGTGATTGTTACAAAAGGACTCGACAACTGTCTTTTTGTATATTCACTCAAAGAATGGGAAAAAATTTCGCAGCGTCTTGGTGAGCTTTCAATTGGTCAATCCGACACAAGAGGGTTCAATCGGTTCATGCTAGCAGGAGCAGTTGAGATAGATGTTGATTTGGTTGGAAGAATTCTCATACCGGAGTTTCTTAAAAAATTTGCTCAACTAACCGACAAAGTAGTATTTGCAGGAATTCACAATCGTGTTGAGCTATGGAATGAAAAGGCATGGTCTATCTATAAAAAGCGAATTGAAAAACAAGCTGACAAGCTTGCCGAAAAGCTAGGCGAACTAGGAGTACTCTAA
- the rsmH gene encoding 16S rRNA (cytosine(1402)-N(4))-methyltransferase RsmH has product MMRLITHKRSINTAKSTKDTKELPVHRSVLLNELVDALQIRQGDTIVDATAGGGGHDKLACSQLGKSGTLITIDMDTDALIRSKKHLNDLSCKKIFQEGNFRDMQHMINSFGIEHVDGVMFDLGFNSYQIENSGRGFSFRANEPLLMTFKKVPNENDITADSIINSWDEEHIADILYGYGEERFARRIARGIIAARKIKKIERTVELVDIVKSSTPRWYHARRIHPATKTFQALRIAVNDEIETLRKGLREALSILKRGGRLAVISFHSIEDRVVKQFFNGASKDGHGMIITKKPIVPQRDEISRNPRARSAKLRIFESN; this is encoded by the coding sequence ATGATGCGTCTTATTACACACAAACGTAGTATCAACACTGCGAAGTCTACAAAAGACACAAAAGAATTGCCAGTACATCGCAGTGTACTTCTCAACGAATTGGTTGATGCACTACAGATAAGACAGGGCGACACTATAGTTGATGCCACCGCCGGAGGTGGTGGCCACGATAAGCTTGCCTGCTCCCAACTTGGTAAGAGTGGTACTCTCATCACAATTGATATGGATACAGATGCGCTGATCAGAAGCAAGAAACATCTGAACGATTTGTCGTGTAAAAAAATATTTCAAGAAGGAAATTTTCGTGACATGCAGCACATGATCAATTCATTTGGCATAGAACATGTTGATGGTGTTATGTTTGATTTGGGATTCAACTCCTATCAGATAGAAAACTCCGGTCGGGGCTTTTCTTTCAGAGCAAACGAACCGCTTTTAATGACGTTTAAAAAAGTTCCAAACGAAAACGACATTACCGCAGATAGCATCATAAACTCATGGGACGAAGAACATATTGCCGATATATTGTACGGGTACGGTGAGGAACGATTTGCTCGAAGGATAGCGCGAGGCATTATAGCTGCACGGAAGATTAAAAAAATAGAGCGTACTGTAGAACTTGTCGACATTGTGAAATCATCAACACCACGGTGGTATCACGCAAGGCGAATACATCCGGCTACCAAAACATTTCAGGCTCTGAGAATCGCGGTTAATGATGAAATAGAAACACTTCGCAAGGGTTTAAGAGAGGCACTTTCAATTTTAAAACGGGGTGGCAGACTGGCGGTGATATCTTTTCACAGTATTGAAGATAGAGTTGTAAAACAATTCTTCAATGGAGCAAGTAAAGATGGGCATGGAATGATTATTACCAAAAAACCAATAGTTCCTCAGCGAGATGAAATTTCCCGAAACCCAAGAGCGCGTAGTGCGAAATTACGAATTTTTGAATCAAATTAA